GTCGTGGGCGCCTCGCTGCTGACGCTCGCGGGCAACGGCTTGCTGCTCGGCCTGCCTTACCTGCCGCTGCCGCCGGGGCCTGCCGTCGCCATCCGCGTTGCGGCCGTCTCGCTGTACGCCGCGACGTTCGTGCTGCTGTTCTTTGCCTGGGTGCAGCGCATGGCTGACCTGATGTTCCAGGTGCCCATTGTCACGAGCGTCGGCGTTGTTGGGCTGTCCGTTACGGCGGTGTTCCTGCTGGTCAACCTGAGTTACGGAACGCCGCTCTACCAGGGCGCGGCTCTCGTGTGCCTCGCGGTGTCGGGCGCGTGCTGGCAGGCGTGCGCCATCGAGCCCGTCGAGGTCTCCGGCGGCCTGCGCCTGTTGCCGGCCGGTCGCACGATGCGCGAGTGGTCGCTGCTGTTCGTCGCGTTTCTGCTCGTGACGCTGCTTCACTCGGTGACGTTCTCGGCGGGCGGCCAGAGCGCGGAGCAGTCCGACTTCCCGACGCTGATGTTGCATCTCGTGCTCGTGCTGTTCGCGATGCCGTTCGCGGCGCTGCTGTGTGCGGGCCGCATGCGTGCTATCTCGCCCCAACGCTCCCTGTCGCTCGTTGTCTCGCTCATCGTGGCATCTTACCTGGGGCTGCTGTGCGCGACGGCCATCCCGGGTGTCGTGACAGACGAGGGGCATCTCGCTGCGCTGACTGTCGTTCTGCGCACGCTGCGCATCTTCATCTTCGTCATGCTCATGACGATGTGCTACCAGGATGCCGCCGCTCCCGCCTCGACGTTTGGCCTGCTGTTCCTGCTGGTGGAGATCGTTGCCAACGCGCTGTGCTACCTCGTGGCTCCCGTCGTGTTCGCTGCGATCCCCGCCGAGCCACACGACGTGTTCGTGCCGACATCGAGTGCCGTGGCGCTCGTGCTCATCGTGGTGCTAGGCGGCTTCTTGATGATGTACTTTGCCGGCAGCGGGCGCTTCGCGGCAGAGACGGATGCGCGTTTGCGGGATGCGAGCCGCCTGCCGGAGGAGCCTGAACCCGCGGGCTCCGATGCCGGCACTCCCTCTGAGACGCCTGCGACCGAGCCGGCAGGGGAGACGGGGCCGTCAGATCGCGGCTCCCTGCGTCGCGAGCGCTGCCGAGAGATTGCGACTGCACACGGCCTGACGGAGCGCGAGGCCGACATCATGTACTACCTGAGCCTCGGCTTCTCGGTGAAGAAGATCGCCGACATGCTCGTCATCTCCGCAAACACCGTGGCGACCCACTCGGCGCGTCTCTATCGCAAGCTCGATGTCCATGCGCGCCAGGAGCTCATCGATCTCGTCGATGGGGCGGATTTGTAGCTGTTCGTCGTAAAAGCCATCATTTCCGCAGCTCAAATGTGTCAAGTATCACCCTCATATTCGCGTACATGATTTCATGTGATGCGATCTTCATGGACGAAAAGCCCCTCGGATCATGGATTTCCGAGGTCGGCGTACGGTGGCGTTCGGCGTAGATTTCGACTCGTCAACGCGGAGCAGCCGCGGGGCACGCAAGCGAGCGCACGACATGCGCAGGCTTGCCCCCGCGGACGCATCCGACATACGTACGACGTCCGAGCGGGCCGGCGCCCGCCGGGCATGACGAGAAGGAGAGTCCCCATGAACGCCACCACCTCCACCCCCAAGCTCGAGCGCACCCGCCGCCAGTTCATCAAGACGGCTGGCGCCACCCTTCTGACGAGCGCCGCCGTCGCCGCCATGGCCGGCACCGGCTCGCAGGCCCTGGCCGCCTCGAAGTCGGCTGCAAACGACACGGCCACGAGCGTCGCTGACATCACGTGGGACGAAGAGTGCGATGTCCTCGTCGTTGGCGCTGGCCTGGCCGGCACGACGGCCGCCATCACGGCGGCCCAGAACGGCGCGAAGGTCCTGCTGCTCGAGAAGAGCCCGTGGATGAATGGTGGCGGCAACTCCAAGTACAGCTCGGGCTGGGCGCTGTTCACGTACAACGTCGAGGGCACGGCCACCTATCTTAAGAACTGCCGCGGCGACTTCGACGCCTCGCCCGACGCCATCTACGAGGCCTTCGCTGCCAACCTGGCCGAGAGCGACGACTGGGTGCTCGGCCTCAACCCGCCCGAGAACAACATGGGCTACTCCGCGACGCCCGAGGCCTCCTCTGACTACGGCGAGTACAACGAGCACGAGGGCTCGCAGTGGAACGCCTGCATCTGCATGCAGCCTATGAACAAGCCGGGCACCTATCGTCACCTGCAGTTCTTCCTGATGGACAAGATCCGCGACGACTTTGCCGACCTCATCACCGAGAAGGTCAGCGCCCCTCTGACGGCCCTGGTGCAGGACCCGCAGTCCAAGGCGGTCATCGGCGGTGTCTACGAGTTCGAGGGCGCCTCGGTCTACGTCAAGGCCAACGCCGGCGTCGTCATGGCCTGTGGCGGCTTCGAGGCTGACCGCACGATGTGCCAGGACTATCTCTCCATGCCCGTGTACCATACGGTCGCTGCTCCGTTCAACACCGGTGACGGCCACCGCATCTGCGCCAAGCTGGGCGCCGACATGTGGCACATGAACTCGCTGGCCGGCGGCTGGACGAACTGCGTTGCGCTCGACGGCAGCAGCCACGGCACGTATCGCTGCCTCGAGAAGCAGATGGGCATCACCGTGGGCATCAACGGCCGCCGCTTCTATATGGACTGGGACGGCTGCACGACGTACGACTACGACTTCGGCCCTGGCTCCGACGCCAGCGTGCACGTGGGCTGCCGCCACGGCCACCAGCAGTTCGGCGGCGAGTTCACGCACCTGCCGATGCCCGGCGTGACGTGGTTCGTCTACGACTCGGCGGCTGCTGCTGACGAGAAGACGCCGGCCTACCACAACATGAGCGGCGACCCCGTGGCCGACGGCTACGGCTACGTGGCCGACACGCTCGAGGAGCTCGCCGAGCAGATGGGCGTGCCTGCCGAGGAGCTCACGACGACGGTGGCGCAGTGGAACGAGGCCGTCGCGGCTGGCAAGGACCCGTACTACTTCCGTCCCGATCACACGCTGACCCCCATCGAGACCGCCCCGTTCTACGCGGTGAAGTGCGAGCCCGAGCTGCTGAACACCGACGGTGGCCCCCGTCGTGACGAGCATGCCCAGATCCTCGACATCGACGGCGAGCCCATCCCCGGCCTGTTCTCGGCTGGCGAGTTTGGCAGCGTGTGGTGCCGCGACTACCAGGGCGGCGGCAACCTGGGCGAGTGCCTGGCCTGGGGCCGTCTGGCGGCTCGCAGCGCCCTGGGCATCGAGGTTGACCCGACGCAGTTCGAGCCGACGAACGAGGTCGAGGACGCCTTCCTGGCGGCCGGCGGCAAGCAGGGCGCGCTCAACCAGTACACCGACGCGTTCAAGGAGGCTCGTGCCGCGGAGCGCGAGGCCGGCGCGAAGGCTGACGCCGAGGCCACGTACAAGGACGGCAGCTACGAGGGCGTGGCGTACGGCATGGGCGAGGAGGTGCCGGTGACGGTCGTCGTGAGCGGCGGCAAGATCTCCGAGGTTACCGTTGGCGACAACCAGGAGACGGCTGGCATCGCCGACAAGGCCATCGAGCAGCTGCCGCCGGCGATCGTCGAGGGCAACGGCGTCAACGGCCTGGACTGCATCAGCGGCGCGACCGTGACGTCGCTGGCGATCATGAACGCCGTCGAGGCAGCGCTCACCCAGGCAAAGTAAGGCGCGAACTCCGGGGATCGCGAGTCATAGCGTGAAAACGGGACGGCCCCACAGCGCGACAAACGCTGCGGGGCCGTCCCTTTGTGGAGCGATAGGCTATCGGGTGGGCGGCTTACGCCTCGGCGAACATCCCCGAGCCGGCGGCGAAGCCCAGAGCCATCGAGCTCACGCCGGACATGCCTACCGTCAGCTCACCGGCGGCATAGAGGCCCTCGATGCTCGTGCCGTCCTCGCGGACGATCTGCGAGAAGTCGTCGGTCACGACGCCACCCTCGGTGATGTGAGCGGCCCACGTGCGCGGGGAGGCGTAGAACGGCGGGTTCTCGATGGGGCTGTCGGCGGTGAAGATCATGCGGCCGAAGTCGGG
The window above is part of the Coriobacteriia bacterium genome. Proteins encoded here:
- a CDS encoding FAD-binding protein; the protein is MNATTSTPKLERTRRQFIKTAGATLLTSAAVAAMAGTGSQALAASKSAANDTATSVADITWDEECDVLVVGAGLAGTTAAITAAQNGAKVLLLEKSPWMNGGGNSKYSSGWALFTYNVEGTATYLKNCRGDFDASPDAIYEAFAANLAESDDWVLGLNPPENNMGYSATPEASSDYGEYNEHEGSQWNACICMQPMNKPGTYRHLQFFLMDKIRDDFADLITEKVSAPLTALVQDPQSKAVIGGVYEFEGASVYVKANAGVVMACGGFEADRTMCQDYLSMPVYHTVAAPFNTGDGHRICAKLGADMWHMNSLAGGWTNCVALDGSSHGTYRCLEKQMGITVGINGRRFYMDWDGCTTYDYDFGPGSDASVHVGCRHGHQQFGGEFTHLPMPGVTWFVYDSAAAADEKTPAYHNMSGDPVADGYGYVADTLEELAEQMGVPAEELTTTVAQWNEAVAAGKDPYYFRPDHTLTPIETAPFYAVKCEPELLNTDGGPRRDEHAQILDIDGEPIPGLFSAGEFGSVWCRDYQGGGNLGECLAWGRLAARSALGIEVDPTQFEPTNEVEDAFLAAGGKQGALNQYTDAFKEARAAEREAGAKADAEATYKDGSYEGVAYGMGEEVPVTVVVSGGKISEVTVGDNQETAGIADKAIEQLPPAIVEGNGVNGLDCISGATVTSLAIMNAVEAALTQAK